A genomic region of Xanthomonas fragariae contains the following coding sequences:
- a CDS encoding polyhydroxyalkanoic acid system family protein, with protein sequence MSSIDIRHDHSLTPAQARAAIDEAARKLTDRYGIASHWEGDTLRISRAGVDGAITLLPQQVHVTAELGFLLSAVQPMVESEIRRLLSEKLN encoded by the coding sequence ATGTCCAGCATCGATATCCGCCACGACCATTCCTTGACGCCGGCCCAGGCCCGCGCGGCAATCGACGAGGCGGCGCGCAAGCTGACCGATCGCTACGGCATCGCCTCGCACTGGGAAGGCGACACATTGCGCATTTCGCGTGCTGGCGTGGATGGAGCGATCACGCTGCTGCCGCAGCAAGTCCACGTCACGGCCGAACTCGGTTTTCTGTTGTCGGCGGTGCAGCCGATGGTGGAATCGGAAATCCGCCGCCTGCTGTCCGAAAAGCTCAACTGA
- the asd gene encoding archaetidylserine decarboxylase (Phosphatidylserine decarboxylase is synthesized as a single chain precursor. Generation of the pyruvoyl active site from a Ser is coupled to cleavage of a Gly-Ser bond between the larger (beta) and smaller (alpha chains). It is an integral membrane protein.), whose product MSLVTSLTYVLPHRLLSSLARALAYSDTPSTKQWLIDTVTRKFGVDLSEALEPDPRTYPTFNAFFTRALKPGARVADPDPAALLMPADGRISQLGQIDNGCIFQAKGQSFTAAELLGDAEAALPFDHGLFATVYLSPKDYHRVHMPWTGALRETVHVPGRLFSVGPDAVRNVPRLFARNERLVCHFDTEFGPMASVMVGALLVSGVETVWSGVEIPRYANRITRKDYRGKGIVLERFAEMARFNYGSTVIVLLPAGVATLDGGLTAETSVRLGQALARRQVS is encoded by the coding sequence GTGAGTCTCGTCACTTCCCTGACCTACGTGCTGCCGCACCGGCTACTGTCCTCGCTGGCGCGCGCCCTGGCCTATTCCGACACCCCTTCCACCAAGCAATGGTTGATCGACACGGTGACGCGCAAATTCGGCGTGGACCTGAGCGAAGCGCTGGAACCGGACCCGCGCACTTACCCTACCTTCAATGCGTTCTTTACCCGCGCCCTGAAGCCGGGCGCGCGCGTTGCTGACCCCGATCCTGCGGCACTGTTGATGCCGGCCGACGGCCGTATCAGCCAGCTCGGCCAGATCGACAACGGCTGCATTTTCCAGGCCAAGGGGCAGTCGTTCACCGCAGCGGAATTGCTTGGCGATGCGGAGGCGGCGCTACCGTTCGACCACGGACTGTTCGCCACCGTTTACCTTTCGCCCAAGGACTATCACCGCGTGCATATGCCGTGGACCGGCGCCTTGCGCGAAACTGTGCACGTGCCCGGCCGCTTGTTCAGCGTGGGCCCAGATGCGGTGCGCAACGTGCCGCGCCTGTTCGCGCGCAACGAGCGCCTGGTGTGCCACTTCGACACCGAGTTCGGCCCGATGGCATCGGTGATGGTGGGCGCGCTGCTGGTATCCGGCGTGGAGACGGTATGGAGCGGCGTGGAGATTCCGCGCTATGCTAATCGTATTACGCGCAAGGATTACCGCGGCAAGGGCATCGTGCTGGAGCGGTTTGCGGAGATGGCACGCTTCAACTACGGCTCGACCGTAATCGTGCTGCTGCCTGCGGGTGTCGCCACGCTTGATGGCGGACTGACTGCAGAGACTTCGGTTCGGCTGGGACAAGCGCTCGCACGCCGGCAAGTGAGCTGA
- a CDS encoding FHA domain-containing protein, whose amino-acid sequence MRDLQVHFTHRQQPDHFLKPGVHRIVRHASGSVLVVDDAQGALLLAQFCLDRRGLWLQVANGIRGIRGIHVNGRPVRRMALLRPGDAIYADGVEMLLRSAPSSAPANDIQDETAGLSEVCLLLRGLGGRHHGRSFTLDRSRLVGSDAASDIVIDDPAFAAQHARLERHGDRVLIRDLGSEEGSCINGVQVRDGWLQAGDQVVFDARHRFVVEVPRTHHGTTWDLPDIEPLPPQRAITEPTRAPMKVARWPWLLLSAVLLAAALSALLWFGAR is encoded by the coding sequence GTGCGCGATTTGCAAGTTCATTTCACCCACCGGCAGCAGCCGGATCATTTCCTCAAGCCCGGTGTCCACCGGATCGTACGTCATGCCTCCGGCAGCGTACTGGTGGTGGACGATGCGCAGGGCGCGCTGCTGTTGGCGCAGTTCTGCCTGGATCGGCGCGGCCTGTGGCTGCAAGTGGCCAATGGCATCCGCGGCATCCGAGGCATCCACGTCAACGGACGTCCGGTGCGCCGCATGGCGCTGCTGCGTCCGGGCGATGCGATCTACGCCGACGGGGTGGAAATGCTGCTGCGTAGCGCGCCGTCGAGCGCGCCGGCCAACGATATCCAGGACGAGACTGCCGGGTTGAGCGAGGTCTGCTTGTTGCTGCGCGGTCTGGGCGGTCGCCACCACGGGCGCAGTTTCACCTTGGATCGCTCGCGGCTGGTCGGCAGCGACGCCGCATCCGACATCGTGATCGACGACCCGGCGTTTGCTGCCCAGCACGCGCGCCTGGAACGCCATGGCGACCGTGTGCTGATCCGCGATCTCGGCTCCGAAGAAGGCAGCTGCATCAACGGCGTACAAGTACGCGACGGCTGGCTGCAGGCCGGCGACCAGGTCGTGTTCGATGCCCGCCACCGGTTCGTTGTGGAGGTGCCACGCACCCATCACGGCACCACTTGGGATCTGCCCGACATCGAGCCGCTGCCGCCACAACGTGCCATCACCGAGCCGACGCGTGCGCCGATGAAGGTCGCGCGCTGGCCGTGGTTGCTGCTCAGCGCGGTGTTGCTGGCGGCGGCGCTGAGCGCTTTGCTGTGGTTTGGCGCGCGCTGA
- a CDS encoding methyl-accepting chemotaxis protein: MHFFSNLRIGQRLALGFLAIIVLMVILTVVGIQRVRSIDQQLTAINEVNSVKQRYAINFRGSVHDRAIALRDVVLMDDPAGRHTAEQSIDKLAADYARSAQPLDDMIAASSDAKEKAILQQIKAVEQRTMPLIVQVRTFRNAADKPQAEQRLLRDARPAFIAWLASINAFIDLQEAKNREAAKDAVAIARGFAILMVISTIIALLLGAAIAFLLTRSVVLPLRLSLRLAERINEGDLRSQDTPTSDDESGQLLRAMQQMQRRLQDVISAQRAMAARHDAGEISYRTDAQRFPGEYGDMVQDTNALVHAHVQTQLRMTEVMGNYAIGNFAPEIEQYPGEKAAISATMQQVRQNLYAINAQIQQLTRAACAGNFALRGPPEKFEHDFRLMVENLNTMMAISDTNLAKFSGLLRSIAEGDLTVRMSGNFHGVFASMRDDADSTVHRLTDIVTHIQTTSNSISFAAEDITSANQELARRSEQQAANLEETAASMEELTSTVKQNAEHAGRANQLALSAAAIASEGRDVVGQVIEQMSGIAASSKRIADIISVIDGIAFQTNILALNAAVEAARAGEQGRGFAVVASEVRTLSHRSADAAKQIKRLIDDSVQRVADGATLVRKAGTTMGEVVNSVQHVTDIIGHISAASQEQAGGIEQVNHTIAQMDETTQQNVGLVESASTAARSLEEHSTQLTRAVEVFKVKPTVM; this comes from the coding sequence ATGCATTTCTTTTCGAATCTGCGCATTGGTCAGCGCCTGGCTCTGGGCTTCCTCGCGATCATCGTCCTGATGGTGATCCTCACCGTGGTCGGCATCCAACGCGTTCGCAGCATCGACCAACAGCTCACCGCCATCAACGAGGTTAACAGCGTCAAACAACGCTATGCGATCAACTTCCGTGGCAGCGTCCACGACCGCGCGATCGCCTTGCGTGATGTCGTACTGATGGACGATCCGGCAGGCCGCCATACGGCCGAGCAATCGATCGACAAGCTCGCCGCAGACTATGCGCGCTCTGCGCAGCCGCTCGATGACATGATCGCGGCCTCTTCGGATGCGAAAGAAAAGGCCATCCTCCAGCAAATCAAGGCTGTCGAGCAGCGCACCATGCCGTTGATTGTTCAGGTGCGCACGTTCCGCAATGCCGCCGATAAACCGCAGGCAGAACAACGCTTGCTGCGAGACGCGCGCCCGGCCTTCATCGCCTGGCTGGCCAGTATCAATGCCTTCATCGATCTGCAGGAAGCCAAGAACCGCGAGGCCGCCAAGGACGCCGTGGCTATCGCACGCGGCTTTGCGATACTGATGGTGATCTCCACCATCATCGCCTTGTTGCTGGGCGCGGCGATCGCGTTTTTGCTGACGCGCAGCGTGGTGCTGCCGTTGCGCCTGTCGCTACGGTTGGCAGAGCGTATCAACGAAGGCGATCTGCGTAGTCAGGACACTCCGACCAGCGACGACGAATCCGGTCAACTGCTGCGTGCCATGCAGCAGATGCAGCGTCGCCTGCAGGATGTGATCTCCGCACAGCGCGCCATGGCTGCACGCCACGACGCCGGTGAGATCAGCTATCGCACCGACGCGCAGCGCTTTCCCGGTGAATACGGTGACATGGTGCAAGACACCAACGCTTTGGTGCATGCACACGTGCAGACCCAATTGCGCATGACCGAGGTCATGGGCAACTACGCCATCGGCAACTTCGCACCCGAGATTGAACAGTATCCCGGCGAAAAAGCCGCCATCTCCGCCACCATGCAGCAGGTCAGACAGAACCTGTACGCTATCAACGCACAGATCCAGCAACTTACCCGGGCTGCGTGCGCCGGCAACTTCGCGCTACGTGGCCCACCGGAAAAGTTCGAGCACGACTTCCGCCTGATGGTCGAAAACCTTAATACCATGATGGCCATTTCAGACACTAATCTGGCCAAGTTCTCCGGCCTGCTACGTTCCATCGCCGAGGGCGATCTGACCGTGCGCATGTCCGGCAACTTCCATGGCGTGTTCGCCTCGATGCGCGACGATGCCGACAGCACCGTGCACCGCCTTACCGACATCGTCACGCACATCCAGACCACCTCCAACAGCATTAGTTTCGCCGCCGAAGACATCACTAGTGCCAATCAGGAGCTGGCCCGCCGCAGCGAGCAACAGGCCGCTAATTTGGAAGAAACCGCCGCCTCAATGGAAGAGCTGACCTCAACGGTCAAGCAGAATGCCGAACACGCGGGCCGCGCCAATCAGCTCGCGCTCAGCGCCGCCGCGATTGCCTCGGAAGGACGCGACGTGGTCGGCCAGGTCATCGAACAGATGTCCGGCATCGCAGCTTCGTCCAAGCGCATCGCCGACATCATCTCGGTTATCGACGGCATCGCGTTCCAGACCAACATCCTCGCCCTCAACGCCGCGGTCGAAGCTGCACGCGCCGGCGAACAAGGCCGCGGGTTCGCCGTTGTCGCATCGGAAGTGCGTACCCTCTCGCACCGCTCCGCGGACGCGGCAAAACAAATCAAACGGCTGATCGACGACTCCGTGCAACGCGTCGCCGATGGCGCCACACTGGTACGCAAGGCTGGCACCACCATGGGCGAGGTCGTCAACAGCGTCCAGCACGTCACCGACATCATTGGCCACATTTCCGCCGCCTCGCAGGAACAAGCCGGCGGCATCGAACAGGTCAACCACACCATCGCCCAGATGGATGAAACCACCCAGCAAAACGTCGGCTTGGTCGAATCAGCGAGTACCGCCGCACGCTCCCTCGAGGAGCACTCCACACAACTCACACGAGCCGTTGAAGTGTTCAAAGTCAAGCCGACGGTGATGTGA
- the aroC gene encoding chorismate synthase — translation MGSNSFGRLLTVTTFGESHGPAIGCVVDGCPPGMEITPEEFTHDLQRRASGKSRHTSARREADAIEILSGVYEGRTTGTPIGLLIRNTDQRSKDYSNIAQQFRPGHADYTYWQKYGIRDPRGGGRSSARETTMRVAAGVIAKKWLKQRHGVLVRGFLSQLGDIRPTGFDWNAVEDNPFFWPHADQVPELEAYMDALRKSGDSVGARVDVVAGGVPAGWGEPIYGKLDAELAAALMSINAVKGVEIGDGFASTAQKGTEHRDLITREGFLSNHAGGILGGISTGQAITASMVLKPTSSLRLPGATVDADGAVVDVITTGRHDPCVGIRATPIAEAMMALVLMDQALRHRAQCGDVGEVSPRIPGQIDV, via the coding sequence ATGGGCAGTAACAGTTTCGGCCGCTTGCTAACGGTCACCACGTTCGGCGAATCGCATGGGCCGGCGATCGGCTGCGTTGTCGACGGCTGCCCTCCGGGGATGGAAATTACGCCGGAAGAATTCACCCACGATCTACAGCGCCGCGCCAGCGGCAAGAGCCGGCACACCTCCGCGCGCCGCGAGGCCGACGCCATCGAGATTCTGTCCGGCGTCTACGAAGGCCGCACCACCGGCACGCCGATCGGGCTGCTGATCCGCAACACCGATCAGCGCAGCAAGGACTACAGCAACATCGCCCAGCAGTTCCGCCCCGGGCATGCGGACTACACCTACTGGCAGAAGTACGGCATCCGTGATCCGCGTGGCGGCGGTCGCTCGTCGGCGCGCGAGACCACCATGCGTGTGGCCGCTGGCGTGATTGCCAAAAAGTGGCTCAAGCAGCGTCATGGCGTGCTGGTGCGCGGTTTCCTGTCGCAGCTGGGCGACATCCGCCCGACCGGTTTCGATTGGAACGCGGTCGAAGACAACCCGTTTTTCTGGCCACATGCCGACCAGGTGCCGGAGCTGGAAGCCTACATGGATGCGCTGCGCAAGTCCGGCGATTCGGTCGGTGCACGCGTGGACGTGGTGGCTGGCGGCGTGCCCGCGGGCTGGGGCGAGCCGATCTACGGCAAGCTAGATGCCGAGCTTGCTGCGGCGCTGATGAGCATTAACGCGGTCAAGGGCGTAGAAATCGGCGACGGCTTCGCCAGCACCGCGCAGAAGGGTACCGAACACCGCGATCTGATCACCCGGGAAGGCTTCCTCAGCAATCATGCCGGCGGAATCTTGGGCGGCATTTCCACCGGTCAGGCGATAACCGCTTCGATGGTGCTCAAGCCGACCTCGAGCTTGCGCCTGCCCGGTGCGACGGTGGATGCCGATGGTGCAGTAGTCGATGTGATCACCACCGGTCGGCATGACCCGTGCGTGGGCATCCGCGCCACCCCGATCGCCGAGGCGATGATGGCGCTGGTGTTGATGGATCAGGCGCTGCGTCATCGTGCGCAATGCGGCGATGTCGGCGAGGTGTCGCCGCGTATTCCCGGTCAGATCGATGTCTGA
- a CDS encoding aspartate-semialdehyde dehydrogenase produces MSNENRRFNVAVVGATGAVGQTMLSILAERQFPVATLYALASSRSAGGQVEFNGGRTDVLDLADFDPTGVDIALFSAGGSVSKEYGPKFAAAGTVVIDNSSAFRYDDDVPLVVSEVNPEALRQRPRGIVANPNCSTMQMLVALGPIHRKYGIERINVATYQSVSGGGRSAMEELGKQTSELLSFQQIDPQRFPVQIAFNLIPHIDNFQDNGYTKEEMKLVWETRKILGDESIQVNPTAVRVPVFYGHSEAVAIETRDKITAEEARALLAASPGVEVVDERKPGGYPTPVTHASGKDAVFVGRIREDLSHPRGLNLWIVSDNIRKGAALNAVQLAELVAQEG; encoded by the coding sequence ATGAGCAACGAAAACCGTCGTTTCAACGTCGCGGTCGTGGGCGCCACCGGCGCTGTCGGCCAGACCATGCTGAGCATCCTGGCCGAGCGCCAATTTCCGGTCGCCACCCTCTACGCGCTGGCCTCGTCGCGCTCGGCGGGCGGGCAGGTCGAGTTCAATGGCGGCAGGACCGACGTGCTGGATCTGGCCGATTTCGATCCCACCGGCGTGGACATCGCACTGTTCTCCGCAGGCGGCAGCGTGTCCAAGGAATACGGCCCCAAGTTCGCCGCTGCCGGCACGGTGGTGATCGATAATTCCTCGGCATTCCGTTACGACGACGACGTGCCGCTGGTGGTGTCGGAAGTCAACCCCGAAGCGCTTAGGCAGCGCCCGCGCGGCATCGTCGCCAATCCCAATTGCTCGACCATGCAGATGCTGGTCGCACTCGGCCCGATCCATCGCAAGTATGGTATCGAGCGCATCAATGTGGCGACCTACCAGTCGGTGTCTGGCGGTGGGCGTTCGGCGATGGAAGAGTTGGGCAAGCAGACCAGCGAGTTGCTGAGCTTCCAGCAGATCGACCCGCAGCGTTTCCCGGTGCAGATCGCCTTCAATCTGATCCCGCATATCGACAATTTCCAGGACAACGGCTACACCAAGGAAGAGATGAAGCTGGTCTGGGAGACCCGCAAGATTCTGGGCGATGAGTCGATCCAGGTGAATCCCACGGCAGTGCGCGTGCCGGTGTTCTACGGGCACTCTGAAGCGGTGGCGATCGAGACCCGCGACAAGATCACCGCCGAAGAAGCGCGCGCGTTGCTGGCAGCCTCGCCCGGTGTGGAAGTGGTAGACGAGCGCAAGCCCGGCGGCTACCCCACCCCGGTCACGCACGCCTCCGGCAAGGACGCAGTGTTCGTCGGTCGCATTCGCGAAGACTTGTCGCATCCGCGCGGTCTGAATCTGTGGATCGTCTCGGACAACATCCGCAAGGGCGCAGCGCTCAATGCGGTGCAGCTGGCCGAGCTGGTCGCACAGGAAGGTTGA
- a CDS encoding SCO family protein, translating to MFNRNTGIVLLVALAAGLGLLLCQKFLGGAPSSPWPPTQTIRFYPQPRPLPQFSLRQSDGTQLVPGELKGHWTLVFLGFTFCPDVCPTTLTDLAVAQQQWESIPDGLRPRVLFVSVDPQRDPPARLGEYAHAFHKDTLAATADVPALERFATALGFVFQKVPGKGFAQNPNDYSMDHSAGIAVLDPQGRLAGLMRPPLDPKAIAADLQQLTKVTAP from the coding sequence ATGTTCAATCGCAATACCGGCATCGTGCTGCTGGTGGCGCTGGCCGCCGGCCTGGGGCTGTTGCTGTGCCAGAAGTTCCTTGGCGGTGCGCCCAGCTCGCCTTGGCCACCCACCCAAACGATCAGGTTTTACCCGCAACCACGTCCGTTGCCGCAGTTCAGCTTGCGCCAGTCCGACGGCACCCAGTTAGTGCCCGGTGAGCTGAAGGGGCATTGGACGCTGGTGTTTCTTGGCTTCACGTTCTGCCCGGATGTCTGCCCGACGACGCTGACCGATCTGGCCGTGGCGCAGCAGCAGTGGGAAAGCATTCCCGATGGATTACGCCCACGCGTGCTGTTTGTCTCGGTGGACCCGCAGCGCGACCCGCCTGCGCGCCTGGGCGAATATGCACACGCCTTCCATAAAGACACGTTGGCGGCCACCGCCGATGTGCCCGCGCTGGAGCGCTTTGCCACCGCGCTGGGCTTCGTGTTTCAGAAGGTGCCGGGCAAAGGGTTTGCGCAGAATCCCAACGACTACAGCATGGATCACTCGGCCGGCATCGCCGTGCTCGATCCGCAAGGCCGCTTGGCCGGCTTGATGCGTCCCCCGCTCGACCCGAAGGCGATCGCCGCCGACCTCCAACAGCTGACCAAGGTAACTGCTCCGTGA
- the prmB gene encoding 50S ribosomal protein L3 N(5)-glutamine methyltransferase, whose product MTAAAADELHTIIDLIRYGTSRFNAAGLTFGHSYDNALDEATQLVLHSLHLPHDLGPAYGQARLLRSEKEQVLGLFERRIVERVPAAYLTGEAWFAGLSFKSDARALVPRSPIAELIEAGFEPWLGGREVTRALDLCTGSGCIAIAMGHYNPHWHVDGVDISDDALALAAENKARLHADNVTLLKSDLFTGLAGRQYDLVVTNPPYVTNDETDALPQEYSYEPQLGLRAGDDGLDLVLKILRDAPQHLSEDGLLICEVGDSEQHLIKLLPEVDLAWVEFKVGQMGIFAVECRELIAHGARITELVSAR is encoded by the coding sequence ATGACTGCCGCTGCGGCCGACGAACTGCACACCATCATCGACCTGATCCGCTACGGCACCAGCCGTTTCAACGCAGCCGGTCTGACTTTCGGCCACAGCTACGACAATGCGCTGGACGAGGCCACCCAACTGGTCCTGCACAGCCTGCATCTGCCGCATGATCTGGGCCCGGCCTACGGCCAGGCGCGCCTGCTGCGCTCGGAAAAAGAGCAGGTGCTGGGCTTGTTCGAGCGCCGTATCGTCGAGCGTGTGCCGGCTGCGTATCTCACCGGAGAGGCCTGGTTTGCCGGTCTGAGTTTCAAGAGCGATGCACGCGCGCTGGTGCCGCGTTCGCCGATCGCCGAGCTGATTGAGGCCGGCTTCGAACCCTGGCTTGGCGGCCGCGAAGTGACTCGCGCGCTGGACCTGTGCACCGGCTCCGGCTGCATCGCAATTGCGATGGGCCACTACAACCCGCATTGGCACGTGGACGGCGTGGACATCAGCGACGATGCGCTGGCACTAGCCGCCGAAAACAAGGCGCGCCTGCACGCCGACAACGTCACCCTGCTCAAGTCGGACCTGTTCACAGGTCTGGCCGGCCGCCAGTACGATCTGGTCGTCACCAATCCGCCATACGTCACCAATGACGAAACCGATGCGCTGCCGCAGGAGTATTCCTACGAGCCGCAACTGGGTCTGCGTGCGGGCGACGATGGTCTGGATCTGGTGCTGAAGATATTGCGCGATGCGCCGCAGCACCTCAGCGAAGATGGCCTGCTGATCTGTGAGGTGGGCGATTCCGAGCAGCACCTGATCAAGCTGCTGCCGGAAGTGGATTTGGCCTGGGTGGAATTCAAGGTCGGGCAGATGGGCATTTTTGCGGTCGAATGCCGCGAGTTGATCGCGCATGGCGCACGCATCACCGAGTTGGTCAGTGCGCGCTGA
- the msrQ gene encoding protein-methionine-sulfoxide reductase heme-binding subunit MsrQ — translation MAKPSAPLIAAKTLVHAAGSAPIALLGWQFWQVWQAGSDALGADPVAEIEHRTGLWALRFLLITLAITPLRQLTGQAVLIRFRRMLGLYAFFYATAHLAAYLTLDLRGFWTQIFEEILKRPYITVGFAAWLLLIPLAITSTQGWMRRLKRNWGRLHMLIYPIGLLAVLHFWWLVKSDLREPALYAGILAVLLGWRAWKKLSARQTTAKRSAPPPATPR, via the coding sequence ATGGCCAAGCCTTCCGCCCCCCTGATCGCCGCCAAGACGCTGGTGCATGCCGCCGGGTCAGCGCCGATTGCGTTGCTCGGCTGGCAGTTCTGGCAGGTGTGGCAGGCCGGCAGCGATGCGCTGGGCGCCGACCCGGTGGCCGAGATCGAGCATCGCACCGGGCTGTGGGCGCTGCGGTTCCTGCTGATCACGCTGGCGATCACCCCGCTACGGCAGCTCACCGGGCAGGCAGTACTGATTCGCTTCCGCCGTATGTTGGGCTTGTACGCGTTCTTCTACGCAACCGCACACTTGGCCGCGTATCTCACGCTGGATCTGCGCGGCTTCTGGACGCAGATTTTCGAAGAGATCCTCAAGCGCCCTTACATCACGGTTGGCTTCGCGGCATGGCTGCTGCTGATCCCCTTGGCAATCACATCGACCCAGGGCTGGATGCGCCGGCTCAAGCGTAACTGGGGCCGCCTGCACATGCTGATCTATCCGATCGGGCTGTTGGCGGTGCTGCACTTCTGGTGGCTGGTGAAATCCGATCTCCGCGAGCCGGCGCTGTATGCCGGCATCCTGGCCGTGCTGCTCGGGTGGCGGGCCTGGAAAAAACTCAGCGCGCGCCAAACCACAGCAAAGCGCTCAGCGCCGCCGCCAGCAACACCGCGCTGA
- a CDS encoding 2-hydroxyacid dehydrogenase: MSESRRAKVWVSQPLFDDVLAQLGEHFELNITERVTAYSPADLAARLASQDGALLTLNERIGAAQIACAPQLRAIANVGVGYNNLDIDALSAAGILASNTPDVLTETTADLGFAFLMATARRITESERWLRDGQCGQWSFKTMLGADIHGSTLGILGMGRIGQGIARRGAHGFGMRVLYHNRSQLPAHTEQALGAQYVDVETLLAHADHLVLALPSTKQSHHIIDAAALGKMRPTATLVNIARGGLVDELALADVLADGRLAGAGLDVYEGEPAVRPELLALQNVVLTPHIGSASLATRRAMVQLAVDNLIAALGAGPNAGHPPSALNADAVAAAKQGGKAVGTIDSDAINAGATETILTKR; this comes from the coding sequence ATGTCTGAGTCGCGGCGCGCCAAGGTGTGGGTCAGCCAGCCGCTGTTCGACGATGTCCTCGCGCAGCTGGGTGAGCATTTCGAGCTGAACATCACCGAGCGCGTCACCGCGTATTCGCCGGCCGACCTGGCTGCGCGTTTGGCATCGCAGGACGGTGCCTTGCTCACCCTCAACGAGCGTATCGGCGCTGCGCAAATTGCTTGCGCACCACAGCTACGCGCGATCGCCAATGTCGGCGTCGGCTACAACAATCTCGATATCGATGCGCTGAGTGCTGCCGGCATTCTGGCCAGCAACACGCCGGATGTGCTGACCGAAACCACCGCCGATCTCGGCTTTGCCTTTTTGATGGCCACCGCGCGCCGCATCACCGAATCCGAGCGCTGGTTGCGCGACGGGCAGTGTGGGCAGTGGTCGTTCAAGACCATGCTCGGTGCCGATATCCACGGCAGCACGCTCGGCATCCTGGGCATGGGCCGAATCGGGCAGGGCATCGCACGCCGCGGCGCGCACGGCTTCGGCATGCGCGTTCTGTATCACAACCGCAGTCAGTTGCCGGCCCACACCGAACAGGCGCTCGGCGCCCAGTACGTGGATGTCGAGACACTGCTGGCGCATGCCGATCATCTGGTGCTGGCATTGCCGTCCACCAAGCAATCGCACCACATCATCGATGCCGCAGCGTTGGGCAAGATGCGCCCGACCGCCACACTGGTGAACATCGCGCGCGGCGGCCTTGTCGATGAACTTGCGCTGGCCGATGTGCTCGCCGACGGGCGCCTGGCCGGTGCCGGCCTGGATGTCTACGAAGGCGAGCCTGCGGTACGTCCCGAACTGCTGGCCTTGCAAAACGTGGTGCTGACGCCGCACATCGGCAGTGCCAGCCTGGCCACGCGCCGCGCGATGGTGCAGCTGGCGGTGGATAATCTGATCGCCGCGCTGGGCGCAGGCCCCAATGCCGGCCATCCGCCGAGCGCGCTCAATGCCGATGCGGTTGCCGCTGCCAAACAGGGCGGTAAGGCCGTGGGCACGATCGATAGTGACGCGATCAACGCCGGCGCGACCGAAACCATCTTGACCAAACGATAG
- a CDS encoding phasin family protein, with product MTTGYDRNGNRDNAAQGFQAQAEQISRRLGESAQTVWLAGLGALGRVQSEGGKLFDSLVREGAAYERTGQRKAAESVEELREEVETHFEQARDTAVRGWDKLGKAFDDRVKGVLRTLNIPEQEELENLRREVESLKAQMRANTATTKRANRTAHQAAQAAGSDSASQSSSTTSGTGSTPTNAGAFDGE from the coding sequence ATGACCACCGGATACGATCGGAACGGCAACCGCGACAACGCGGCCCAGGGCTTTCAGGCGCAGGCGGAACAGATCTCGCGCCGGCTCGGCGAATCGGCGCAAACCGTGTGGCTGGCAGGACTCGGCGCGCTGGGTCGCGTCCAGAGTGAAGGCGGCAAATTGTTCGACTCGCTGGTGCGCGAAGGCGCCGCCTACGAGCGCACCGGCCAGCGCAAGGCGGCCGAAAGCGTCGAGGAGCTGCGCGAGGAAGTGGAAACCCACTTCGAGCAGGCACGCGACACGGCGGTGCGTGGCTGGGACAAGCTGGGCAAGGCTTTCGACGACCGCGTCAAGGGAGTGCTGCGCACGCTTAACATCCCCGAACAGGAAGAGTTGGAGAACCTGCGTCGCGAGGTTGAATCCTTGAAGGCCCAGATGCGCGCCAATACTGCTACCACCAAGCGTGCCAACCGCACTGCGCATCAAGCAGCGCAGGCGGCCGGCAGCGATTCGGCCAGCCAGAGCTCGTCGACAACGTCCGGAACCGGTTCGACGCCCACCAACGCCGGCGCTTTTGACGGCGAATAA